The proteins below come from a single Kitasatospora sp. NBC_00315 genomic window:
- a CDS encoding HEAT repeat domain-containing protein — MPDNELESGPKRQALYLGLLELKERAERARKARQELYGQLELEKAVRRTGRAGTETFAGKRISSWVPPAGRAGGARVPQDAEVLLAVVAVWSSWAGAPSLSADGRVEERWLRAERARWVRLLDGARAEREAARAIGAGDGAAQDQVRAAEWAAAVEAYLRRVQEVHRRLNLDVLGSSSSAGEQPVIEVRQVFMAQLCRPHVAQVPGEVRRLLMAANELAEADLPPGMAAEAARTLRKDYHAQPARPVLEVLAGEGGRRVVVLGDPGAGKSTLAKYVALALAGALEELPGELGGLAGLVPVVVELRQYAQARWRERTIEDFLEQVDQQDRMCLTRPLLEGLLARGRAVVFFDGLDEVFDPAVRAETARRITAFAAAHPDVRVVVTSREYGYRAGEFTAAGFAQVMLQDLDRGQVEQFIRRWYTAAHPENPSLSSQLTQRLLGAVRGVRAVAELAGNPLLLTVLASMGLGKTIPRERREVYAHAVEVLIEQWDKDAKFLDPHSSVTGEAAQALEWLNVDRRLKVLQRIARRMQEGAGRPAGTFIQHSELTAIISTYLTEQNISRTAADIAARHVVERLRTRNFLLAHYGGGIYGFVHRTFLEYLAATDLLDRAFEEDWTRDETVGLLAGHAEDPAWHEVLLLTAGNLKQRDVAAFIAHLLQQHRRHREPRDASVPMLVLAIRVLAEVKEIGASPAPGAKDRHLSVAAQSDAVIDTLTTTMRQSVYLFIEEALPALGTFDRFWSGRDRYLRWYYASYQRGTAIQSSDVAAALSRDLDETAHQARTPWDPFLRGDALRVLGERWPDHENTYQSVLAATTDTEPNVRANALHVLGRHWPEHEDTHRAVLAATTDTQPNVRANALHVLGRHWPEHEDTQQTVLAATTDTEPNVRTTALHVLGEHWPEHEDTQQAVLAATTDTQPGIRANALDVLGRYWPEHEDAHRAVLAATTDTEPNVRTTALDVLGERWPDHENTYQSVLAATTDTEPNVRTTALDVLGEHWPEREDTHRAVLAATTDTEPNVRTTALDVLGRYWPEHEDTQQTVLAATTDTEPNVRTTALHVLGEHWPEHEDTHRAVLAATTDTEPNVRTTALHVLGEHWPEHEDTQQTVLAATTDTEPNVRTTALHVLGEHWPEHEDTHRAVLAATTDTEPNVRTTALHVLGEHWPEHEDTQQTVLAATTDTEPNVRTTALHVLGWHWPEHEDTQQAVLAATTDTEPNVRTTALHVLAARFPGVAWPVVREHTASDQPADIRVYVIKLLALLWPNEPDTLPLIRAMEQHDDEDVSRTAKEALGLLEYQPRSGGSRK; from the coding sequence ATGCCGGACAACGAGCTGGAGTCGGGGCCGAAGCGGCAGGCGCTGTACCTGGGCCTGCTGGAGTTGAAGGAGCGGGCGGAGCGGGCTCGCAAGGCCCGGCAGGAGTTGTACGGGCAGCTGGAGCTGGAGAAGGCTGTACGGCGTACCGGGCGGGCCGGGACGGAGACGTTCGCCGGGAAGCGGATCAGCTCATGGGTGCCTCCGGCCGGCCGTGCGGGCGGGGCGCGGGTGCCGCAGGATGCTGAGGTGCTGCTGGCGGTGGTGGCGGTGTGGTCGTCCTGGGCCGGGGCGCCGTCGCTGTCGGCCGATGGCCGGGTGGAGGAGAGGTGGCTGCGCGCGGAGCGGGCCCGGTGGGTGCGGCTGCTGGACGGGGCCCGGGCAGAGCGTGAGGCTGCCCGGGCAATCGGCGCGGGCGATGGCGCCGCGCAGGACCAGGTGCGCGCCGCCGAGTGGGCGGCGGCCGTGGAGGCTTACCTGCGGCGGGTGCAGGAGGTCCACCGGCGGCTGAACCTCGACGTCCTCGGATCCTCAAGCAGCGCCGGTGAGCAGCCGGTGATCGAGGTGCGGCAGGTGTTCATGGCGCAGTTGTGCCGTCCGCATGTGGCGCAGGTTCCGGGTGAGGTGCGCCGGTTGCTGATGGCGGCGAACGAGCTGGCGGAGGCGGATCTGCCGCCGGGGATGGCGGCCGAAGCGGCCCGCACCCTGCGGAAGGATTACCACGCGCAGCCCGCGCGGCCGGTGTTGGAGGTGCTGGCGGGTGAGGGGGGTCGGCGGGTGGTGGTGCTGGGTGATCCAGGTGCGGGGAAGTCGACGCTGGCGAAGTACGTGGCGTTGGCGTTGGCGGGGGCGTTGGAGGAGCTGCCGGGCGAGCTGGGCGGGCTTGCCGGGTTGGTGCCGGTGGTGGTGGAGCTGCGCCAGTACGCGCAGGCGCGGTGGCGTGAGCGGACGATCGAGGACTTCCTGGAGCAGGTGGACCAGCAGGACCGGATGTGCCTGACGCGGCCGCTCCTGGAGGGTCTGCTCGCGCGGGGGCGGGCCGTGGTGTTCTTCGACGGCCTGGACGAGGTGTTCGACCCGGCCGTGCGGGCGGAGACCGCGCGGCGGATCACCGCGTTCGCCGCGGCCCACCCGGACGTGCGGGTGGTGGTGACGTCGCGGGAGTACGGCTACCGGGCGGGTGAGTTCACCGCGGCCGGGTTCGCCCAGGTGATGCTCCAGGACCTGGACCGCGGGCAGGTCGAGCAGTTCATCCGCCGCTGGTACACCGCAGCGCATCCGGAGAACCCCTCCCTCTCCTCGCAGCTCACCCAGCGTCTGCTGGGGGCGGTGCGGGGGGTGCGGGCGGTGGCGGAGCTGGCCGGCAACCCGTTGCTGCTGACCGTCCTTGCGTCGATGGGGCTCGGCAAGACCATCCCCCGTGAGCGCCGTGAGGTCTACGCCCACGCGGTGGAGGTCCTCATCGAGCAGTGGGACAAGGACGCCAAGTTCCTCGACCCGCACTCGTCCGTCACCGGGGAGGCCGCCCAGGCCCTGGAGTGGCTCAACGTCGACCGGCGCCTGAAAGTGCTGCAGCGCATCGCCCGCCGCATGCAGGAAGGAGCTGGCCGACCCGCCGGCACGTTCATCCAGCACAGCGAACTGACCGCCATCATCAGCACCTACCTCACCGAACAGAACATCTCCCGCACCGCCGCCGACATAGCCGCCCGCCACGTCGTCGAACGGCTGCGCACCCGCAACTTCCTGCTCGCGCACTACGGCGGTGGCATCTACGGGTTCGTCCACCGCACGTTCCTCGAATACCTCGCCGCCACCGACCTCCTGGACCGCGCCTTCGAGGAGGACTGGACACGCGACGAGACGGTCGGTCTCCTGGCCGGCCACGCCGAGGACCCGGCGTGGCACGAGGTCCTGCTGCTCACGGCCGGCAACCTAAAGCAGCGTGACGTGGCGGCCTTCATCGCGCACCTCCTCCAACAGCACCGACGCCATCGGGAGCCCAGGGATGCGTCGGTGCCGATGCTGGTGCTGGCCATCCGCGTCCTGGCCGAGGTCAAGGAGATCGGTGCCTCCCCCGCCCCGGGTGCCAAGGACCGGCACCTGTCCGTGGCCGCGCAGAGCGACGCCGTCATCGACACCCTCACCACCACCATGCGCCAGTCCGTGTACCTCTTCATCGAGGAGGCCCTGCCCGCTCTCGGCACCTTCGACCGTTTCTGGAGCGGCCGGGACCGCTACCTGCGCTGGTACTACGCCAGCTATCAGCGGGGCACTGCGATTCAGAGCAGCGACGTCGCTGCGGCCCTGAGCCGCGACCTGGACGAAACAGCACACCAGGCACGTACCCCCTGGGATCCGTTTCTCCGCGGCGACGCGCTGCGGGTCCTCGGGGAGCGGTGGCCGGACCATGAGAACACCTACCAGAGCGTTCTCGCCGCCACCACCGACACCGAACCGAACGTCCGCGCCAACGCCCTGCACGTCCTCGGACGGCACTGGCCAGAGCACGAAGACACCCACCGGGCCGTCCTCGCCGCCACCACCGACACCCAACCGAACGTCCGCGCCAACGCCCTGCACGTCCTCGGACGGCACTGGCCAGAGCACGAAGACACCCAGCAGACCGTCCTCGCCGCCACCACCGACACCGAACCGAACGTCCGCACCACCGCCCTGCACGTCCTCGGGGAGCACTGGCCGGAGCACGAAGACACCCAGCAGGCCGTCCTCGCCGCCACCACCGACACCCAACCGGGCATCCGCGCCAACGCCCTGGACGTCCTCGGGCGGTACTGGCCGGAGCACGAAGACGCCCACCGGGCCGTCCTCGCCGCCACCACCGACACCGAACCGAACGTCCGCACCACCGCCCTGGACGTCCTCGGGGAGCGGTGGCCGGACCATGAGAACACCTACCAGAGCGTCCTCGCCGCCACCACCGACACCGAACCGAACGTCCGCACCACCGCCCTGGACGTCCTCGGGGAGCACTGGCCGGAGCGCGAAGACACCCACCGGGCCGTCCTCGCCGCCACCACCGACACCGAACCGAACGTCCGCACCACCGCCCTGGACGTCCTCGGGCGGTACTGGCCGGAGCACGAAGACACCCAGCAGACCGTCCTCGCCGCCACCACCGACACCGAACCGAACGTCCGCACCACCGCCCTGCACGTCCTCGGGGAGCACTGGCCAGAGCACGAAGACACCCACCGGGCCGTCCTCGCCGCCACCACCGACACCGAACCGAACGTCCGCACCACCGCCCTGCACGTCCTCGGGGAGCACTGGCCAGAGCACGAAGACACCCAGCAGACCGTCCTCGCCGCCACCACCGACACCGAACCGAACGTCCGCACCACCGCCCTGCACGTCCTCGGGGAGCACTGGCCAGAGCACGAAGACACCCACCGGGCCGTCCTCGCCGCCACCACCGACACCGAACCGAACGTCCGCACCACCGCCCTGCACGTCCTCGGGGAGCACTGGCCAGAGCACGAAGACACCCAGCAGACCGTCCTCGCCGCCACCACCGACACCGAACCGAACGTCCGCACCACCGCCCTGCACGTCCTCGGATGGCACTGGCCGGAGCACGAAGACACCCAGCAGGCCGTCCTCGCCGCCACCACCGACACCG